A region from the Bradyrhizobium erythrophlei genome encodes:
- a CDS encoding acyl-CoA dehydrogenase family protein, producing the protein MTAALRFDPIRLPPECEKLRKEVRAFLADEIAAGTFNPFKPNREDADAKEFSRRVGERGWIGMTWPKQYGGHERSFLERYVVTEEMRVANAPTRRFFVADRQSGPVLLKYAPERIKMDILPRICRGEVCFAIGMSEPNSGSDLFAAKTKATKTDGGWLINGTKIWTSSAHIADYMIAIFRTSPSTKENRRHGLTQFLVDMKTPGIKVNPIGQITGQFEFNEVVFTDAFMPDDHVLGEIDGAWKQATSELAYERSGPERFLETYYVLTELVRAVGNNPDTRSAEGIGRLVAQLHTMRRMSVSVAGMLQAGKEPVVEASIVKDIGTVWEQQLPHRVRDLAAFVDENASNHETLERQLSFAIKTAPKLTIQGGTTEVLRGIIARGLGLR; encoded by the coding sequence ATGACCGCAGCCCTTCGTTTCGATCCGATCCGCCTGCCGCCCGAATGCGAAAAATTGCGCAAGGAAGTGCGCGCATTTCTCGCCGACGAGATCGCGGCCGGCACCTTCAACCCGTTCAAGCCCAATCGCGAAGACGCCGACGCCAAGGAGTTTTCCCGCCGGGTCGGCGAGCGCGGCTGGATCGGCATGACCTGGCCGAAGCAATATGGCGGCCATGAGCGCTCCTTCCTCGAACGCTACGTGGTGACCGAGGAGATGCGCGTCGCCAACGCGCCGACGCGGCGCTTCTTCGTCGCCGACCGGCAGAGCGGCCCGGTGCTTCTGAAATACGCGCCCGAGCGGATCAAGATGGACATTCTGCCGCGCATCTGCCGCGGTGAGGTCTGTTTTGCCATCGGCATGAGCGAGCCGAATTCGGGCTCGGACCTGTTCGCGGCCAAGACAAAAGCGACAAAAACCGACGGCGGCTGGCTGATCAACGGCACCAAGATCTGGACCTCGTCGGCGCATATCGCCGACTACATGATCGCGATCTTCCGCACCTCGCCGTCCACCAAGGAAAACCGCCGCCACGGCCTCACGCAATTTTTGGTCGACATGAAGACGCCGGGCATCAAGGTCAACCCGATCGGCCAGATCACCGGACAGTTCGAATTCAACGAGGTGGTGTTCACCGACGCCTTCATGCCCGACGACCATGTGCTCGGCGAAATCGACGGCGCCTGGAAGCAGGCGACATCCGAACTCGCGTATGAACGCTCCGGGCCGGAGCGATTCCTCGAAACCTATTACGTGCTGACGGAACTGGTCCGCGCGGTCGGCAACAATCCTGACACCCGCAGCGCCGAAGGCATCGGACGGCTGGTGGCCCAGCTCCACACCATGCGGCGGATGTCGGTCTCGGTCGCGGGCATGCTGCAGGCCGGCAAGGAGCCGGTGGTGGAAGCCTCGATCGTCAAGGACATCGGCACGGTCTGGGAGCAGCAATTGCCGCACCGGGTGCGCGACCTCGCCGCCTTCGTCGACGAAAACGCGAGCAACCACGAAACGCTGGAGAGGCAATTGTCGTTCGCGATCAAGACCGCGCCGAAACTGACCATCCAGGGAGGCACCACCGAGGTGCTGCGCGGCATCATCGCGCGCGGGCTCGGTCTGCGCTAG
- a CDS encoding polyprenyl synthetase family protein, with protein sequence MVAIERKPEPPPETFLSRANGKTFEAVRRLLDRTGQRPCISSSLLSDTEARALGIPASVISSVQDLSRPLFDVLNRGGKGWRGYALAICCEIVGGDFDRLEDWLAFSEILHAGSLIVDDVEDGAKLRRGGPACYLVYGTPSAINSGTLAYFQVQFLIENSGLSEGRKAAIYKEYVDLLRIAHIGQGLDLGLSIASPMLLDLSDSGIAVVEEHVCVSHRLKTGVPFRAFARIGATLGNGSAEEITALGDFFLALGTAYQAIDDVINVAGLHNNTKERGEDLRTGRITLPVVHFLRAAAQPQREILLAEFQAATTDAPTHGRLLDSLAGSGVLDLCRTQARLAVRSELRALARTFPHADLQPLHEFATLVIEDYY encoded by the coding sequence ATGGTTGCGATTGAGAGGAAACCGGAACCGCCTCCCGAGACGTTTCTCAGCCGGGCCAACGGCAAAACCTTCGAGGCCGTCCGGCGCCTGCTCGATCGGACCGGGCAGCGTCCGTGCATCTCATCCAGCCTGCTGAGCGACACGGAAGCGCGCGCGCTCGGCATTCCCGCATCCGTCATTTCCTCCGTACAGGATCTGTCGCGCCCCCTGTTCGATGTGTTGAACCGGGGCGGCAAGGGCTGGCGCGGATATGCGCTGGCGATCTGCTGCGAGATCGTGGGCGGCGATTTCGATCGGCTGGAGGACTGGCTGGCGTTTTCGGAAATCCTGCACGCGGGATCGCTGATCGTGGACGACGTGGAGGACGGCGCGAAACTCCGGCGCGGCGGCCCGGCCTGCTACCTCGTCTACGGCACGCCAAGCGCGATCAACAGCGGCACGCTGGCGTATTTCCAGGTTCAGTTCCTGATCGAGAACTCCGGGCTGTCCGAGGGCCGGAAGGCTGCCATCTACAAGGAGTATGTCGACCTGCTGCGGATCGCGCATATCGGACAGGGACTGGATCTCGGGCTGAGCATCGCCTCGCCAATGCTGCTTGACCTGTCCGATTCCGGGATAGCGGTCGTCGAGGAACACGTTTGCGTATCGCACCGGCTGAAAACCGGCGTGCCGTTCCGCGCCTTCGCGCGCATCGGCGCGACCCTCGGCAACGGCAGCGCGGAGGAAATCACGGCGCTGGGAGACTTCTTTCTGGCACTCGGCACCGCGTACCAGGCCATCGACGACGTCATCAACGTCGCCGGCCTGCACAACAACACAAAGGAACGCGGCGAGGATTTGCGAACCGGGCGCATCACCCTGCCCGTCGTCCATTTTCTGCGCGCCGCTGCGCAGCCGCAGCGAGAGATTCTACTTGCCGAATTCCAGGCGGCGACCACCGATGCTCCCACGCATGGCAGATTGCTCGATTCGCTTGCCGGCAGCGGCGTCCTCGATCTGTGCCGGACCCAGGCGAGACTGGCGGTGCGATCCGAACTGAGGGCGCTGGCGCGCACCTTCCCGCATGCCGATTTGCAACCGCTCCACGAATTCGCCACGCTGGTGATCGAGGATTACTACTGA
- a CDS encoding MgtC/SapB family protein, which yields MRFLQTFQLYDFLDTLVSLLTAFVFGTLIGAERQYRQRSAGLRTNVLVAVGASAFVDLANRLTGAEGSVRVIAYVVSGIGFLGAGAIMKEGRTVRGLNTAATLWASAAVGCCAGADMVAQAALLTVFVLGGNTLLRPLVNAIDRTPIDEHASEASYDVLVSTDSAAIASVREVLLEKLEAASYPVRDTKVVHRPGDIAEIVATLVSQSIEPDELDAVVASLAAQPGVRHATWNNRALE from the coding sequence ATGCGCTTTCTCCAGACCTTTCAGCTCTATGATTTTCTGGACACGCTGGTCAGCCTGCTGACCGCCTTTGTGTTCGGGACCCTGATCGGCGCCGAGCGGCAATATCGCCAGCGCAGCGCCGGCTTGCGAACCAACGTGCTGGTCGCCGTCGGCGCCTCGGCGTTCGTCGACCTCGCCAATCGCCTGACCGGAGCCGAGGGCAGCGTCCGCGTGATCGCCTATGTCGTCTCCGGCATCGGATTTCTCGGCGCCGGCGCCATCATGAAGGAAGGCAGGACCGTCAGGGGCCTCAACACGGCGGCCACGCTGTGGGCCTCGGCGGCGGTCGGCTGCTGCGCGGGCGCGGATATGGTCGCGCAGGCGGCGTTGCTGACGGTGTTCGTGCTCGGCGGCAATACCCTGCTTCGTCCGCTGGTCAATGCGATCGACCGGACGCCGATCGACGAGCATGCCTCGGAAGCGAGTTACGACGTGCTGGTCTCGACCGACTCCGCCGCCATCGCGTCGGTTCGGGAAGTTCTGCTGGAAAAGCTCGAGGCCGCCAGCTATCCGGTGCGCGACACCAAGGTCGTTCATCGGCCCGGCGACATCGCCGAAATCGTCGCCACGCTGGTGAGCCAGTCGATCGAGCCGGACGAGCTTGACGCCGTGGTCGCTAGCCTCGCGGCGCAGCCCGGGGTTCGTCACGCGACCTGGAATAACCGTGCGCTCGAATGA
- a CDS encoding response regulator transcription factor, translating into MTGNSKSSRDPASAAERIVFVIDDDAAMRETLGSLFRSVGLRVELFGSAREFAEFRMPDVASCLVLDIRLPGVSGLEFQTELAAKDIRVPIIFMTGHGDIPMSVKAMKAGAIDFLTKPFREQDILDAVIRSLERDQERRDSEKGVAELRSRFASLTSREQEVIALVLDGLMNKQIAAKLGVSEITVKVHRGHMMQKMKARSVIELVAMADLLGIRRQNR; encoded by the coding sequence GTGACCGGGAACTCCAAATCGTCACGCGACCCCGCAAGTGCGGCGGAGCGAATCGTCTTCGTCATCGATGACGATGCCGCGATGCGCGAGACTCTCGGCAGTCTTTTCCGATCGGTAGGCTTGCGGGTCGAGCTGTTCGGCTCGGCCCGTGAATTCGCGGAATTCAGGATGCCTGACGTTGCCAGCTGCCTGGTTCTCGATATCAGGTTGCCCGGGGTCAGCGGTCTGGAGTTTCAAACCGAATTGGCTGCGAAGGACATTCGCGTCCCGATCATCTTCATGACGGGTCACGGCGACATCCCGATGTCGGTCAAGGCGATGAAGGCTGGAGCCATCGACTTCCTGACCAAGCCGTTCCGCGAACAGGATATCCTGGATGCCGTAATCAGGTCGCTCGAGCGCGATCAGGAACGCCGCGACAGCGAAAAGGGCGTCGCGGAACTCCGCAGCCGGTTCGCCTCTCTGACATCGCGCGAGCAGGAAGTGATTGCGCTCGTCCTCGATGGTCTGATGAACAAGCAGATCGCGGCAAAACTGGGTGTCAGCGAGATTACCGTGAAGGTCCATCGCGGCCATATGATGCAAAAGATGAAGGCGCGGTCGGTGATTGAATTGGTGGCAATGGCTGACCTGCTCGGCATCCGGCGGCAGAACCGCTAG
- a CDS encoding 2-dehydropantoate 2-reductase, protein MISDRPICVAGAGSIGCFVGGMYAAAGRRVALLARPRVIAEIEGHGLRLSGFDGFERRIEAARLTLSENPSIFNNAGAVLVAVKSADTAAIADLVARHAPRDTVIISLQNGVGNVPVLRQRLPGRRVLAGMVAFNVVSRGEGRFHRATSGDIVIEQDEAETAHALSVPGLKLRASPDIAGVQWGKLVVNLNNALNALSDLPLRQQLAQRAWRRLFADQMEEGLRAVRAEGIRPVSPTPVPAGLTLRLLRLPDAIFAALLASVMKVDPQARSSMWEDLQRDRRTEIDYLQGVIIAIAERHGLQVPLSRRVLALVKAAEAAGKGSPKLTPEQIRFPSTLQTQQTR, encoded by the coding sequence ATGATCTCCGACCGGCCGATCTGTGTCGCAGGCGCCGGCAGCATCGGTTGCTTTGTCGGCGGCATGTATGCGGCCGCCGGCCGCAGAGTCGCACTTTTGGCGCGGCCGCGCGTCATCGCGGAGATCGAAGGCCACGGTCTGCGATTGAGCGGCTTCGACGGTTTTGAGCGGCGGATCGAGGCGGCCCGGCTGACGCTGTCGGAAAATCCTTCAATTTTTAACAATGCCGGCGCGGTGCTGGTGGCGGTCAAGAGCGCGGACACGGCCGCCATCGCCGATCTGGTCGCGCGGCATGCGCCTCGCGACACCGTCATCATCAGCCTGCAGAACGGCGTCGGCAATGTGCCGGTGCTGCGTCAAAGATTGCCCGGGCGGCGCGTGCTGGCGGGAATGGTGGCGTTCAATGTGGTCAGTCGAGGCGAGGGCCGATTTCACCGCGCCACCTCGGGCGATATCGTCATCGAGCAGGACGAGGCCGAAACCGCGCATGCGCTGTCGGTGCCGGGGCTGAAGCTGCGCGCGAGCCCTGACATCGCCGGGGTGCAATGGGGCAAGCTCGTGGTCAATCTCAACAACGCGCTCAATGCGCTGTCGGACCTGCCGCTGCGCCAGCAGCTCGCGCAGCGCGCCTGGCGCCGGCTGTTCGCCGACCAGATGGAAGAAGGGCTCAGAGCGGTGAGGGCGGAAGGCATCAGGCCGGTGTCGCCGACGCCGGTGCCGGCGGGGTTGACATTGCGTTTGCTGCGGCTGCCCGATGCCATCTTTGCCGCGCTGCTCGCCAGCGTGATGAAGGTCGATCCGCAGGCGCGGTCGTCGATGTGGGAGGATCTGCAGCGTGATCGCCGCACCGAGATCGATTATCTGCAAGGCGTCATCATCGCCATCGCCGAGCGGCACGGCTTGCAGGTTCCGCTGTCACGCCGCGTTCTTGCACTGGTGAAGGCAGCCGAAGCCGCGGGCAAGGGCTCGCCCAAGCTGACGCCGGAGCAGATTCGCTTTCCCTCCACGTTACAAACGCAGCAAACCCGCTAG
- a CDS encoding YidB family protein — MGLLDVLNGMQNGPRGPSNPSAQSSGGMSPMTMAILGLLAWKAIKHFSGDPAGASPAPAPSPGNTTAGGMGGGLGDVLKGGLGGMLAGGAAGSVISGGLGDLLKQLQQGGHGETANSWVGNGPNKQIAPGDLANALGADQINSLMSQSGLSRDELLSGLSQHLPDVINHLTPDGRLPTENELSGRI, encoded by the coding sequence ATGGGCTTACTTGACGTACTCAATGGAATGCAGAACGGTCCGCGCGGCCCCAGTAATCCGAGCGCACAGAGCAGCGGGGGCATGTCGCCCATGACCATGGCGATCCTCGGGCTGCTCGCCTGGAAGGCGATCAAGCATTTCAGCGGCGATCCGGCGGGCGCAAGTCCGGCGCCGGCGCCATCGCCCGGCAATACCACCGCAGGAGGAATGGGCGGAGGCCTTGGCGACGTGCTCAAGGGCGGATTGGGCGGCATGCTTGCGGGCGGCGCGGCCGGCAGCGTGATCAGCGGCGGGCTCGGCGACCTGCTCAAGCAGTTGCAGCAGGGCGGCCACGGCGAGACCGCCAATTCATGGGTCGGCAACGGCCCGAACAAGCAGATTGCACCGGGCGATCTCGCCAACGCGCTGGGCGCCGATCAGATCAACAGCCTGATGTCGCAAAGCGGCCTGTCGCGCGACGAATTGCTGTCAGGGCTGAGCCAGCATCTGCCCGACGTGATCAACCATCTGACACCGGACGGACGGCTGCCGACTGAAAACGAATTGTCGGGCCGGATTTGA
- a CDS encoding monooxygenase: MITAIVRFKLPPTVDAARAAELFEGSVPKYRGLPGLIRKYYLFDAESRTGGGCYLWESREAAERVYSAEWRQMIADRYGAPPEVSFFETPVVVDNTLPTTTLDAAE, encoded by the coding sequence ATGATTACCGCCATTGTTCGTTTCAAGCTGCCCCCGACCGTCGACGCCGCCAGGGCGGCCGAACTGTTCGAGGGGTCGGTGCCGAAATATCGGGGTCTCCCCGGCCTGATCCGCAAATACTATTTGTTCGATGCCGAAAGCCGGACCGGCGGCGGCTGTTATCTCTGGGAAAGCCGGGAAGCCGCCGAGCGCGTCTATAGCGCCGAGTGGCGCCAGATGATCGCCGACCGCTACGGCGCCCCGCCCGAGGTCAGCTTCTTCGAGACGCCGGTCGTGGTCGACAACACGCTTCCCACGACCACGCTCGACGCGGCGGAGTAG
- a CDS encoding PAS domain-containing sensor histidine kinase, whose translation MVGSEGDVVEIIRTLVDVTEQNAAKEALQKAFDEIKKSEDRLRLVIDTIPTLVWRAGPDGIPDFLNQPALDYTGLSPDQAETGWPRAFHPDDRKGMLQKWAAIRASGVAGGLEARLRRFDGEYRWFWFQAEPLRDELGNIVKWYGSSTDIEDRKRTEVALRESEQRFRDYAETASDWLWETGPDHRLTHISEHLNAVGILPSRVAGVARWDVATDVESEPEKWRLHRALLDEHRPFRNFVYTVKGSGSPAYVQTSGKPFYDAHGNFLGYRGTGTDITASIRADQAEQALRKAQAELAHVTRVTMLGEMTASISHEVNQPLAAVVNAGAACKRWLDGDTPNLDEARQALDWVIKEGNRASEVIRRVRALVNNADPKKEVLDINNVINEAVALVQRELANHHVRLRMELAPVLPIVLADRVQLQQVIINLAMNGAEAMQQVTDRPRELAILSCQDEMHRVTVAVADSGAGIPAESADRLFDAFYTTKSTGMGMGLSICRSIIEAHGGRLTAANNAGPGARFQFTLPLYQEEIV comes from the coding sequence GTGGTCGGTAGCGAGGGCGATGTGGTCGAAATCATCCGTACGCTTGTTGATGTCACCGAGCAAAACGCGGCGAAAGAGGCGCTGCAAAAGGCTTTTGACGAAATCAAGAAATCCGAGGATCGCCTCAGGCTGGTCATTGATACAATCCCGACGCTGGTCTGGCGCGCGGGGCCGGATGGAATTCCCGACTTTCTCAATCAACCCGCCCTCGACTATACCGGCCTCTCGCCGGACCAGGCCGAAACCGGCTGGCCTCGCGCTTTTCATCCTGACGACAGGAAAGGCATGTTGCAGAAGTGGGCCGCAATACGGGCGTCCGGCGTAGCCGGCGGGCTTGAAGCCCGGCTCCGGCGCTTCGATGGTGAATATCGCTGGTTCTGGTTCCAGGCCGAACCGCTGCGCGACGAGTTGGGAAACATCGTCAAATGGTACGGGTCGTCTACCGACATCGAGGACCGCAAGCGGACCGAGGTGGCACTTCGCGAGAGCGAGCAGCGCTTTCGCGACTATGCCGAAACGGCCTCCGACTGGCTCTGGGAAACCGGGCCGGACCATCGGCTCACCCACATATCGGAGCACCTCAACGCCGTCGGCATCCTGCCCTCACGGGTAGCGGGTGTGGCCCGCTGGGATGTTGCGACCGACGTCGAATCAGAGCCCGAAAAATGGCGGCTGCACCGGGCGCTGCTCGATGAGCATCGGCCGTTTCGCAATTTCGTGTACACGGTAAAGGGGAGTGGATCGCCGGCATACGTTCAAACAAGCGGCAAACCATTTTATGACGCTCACGGTAATTTTCTCGGCTATCGGGGCACCGGCACCGATATTACGGCGTCGATCCGCGCGGATCAGGCCGAGCAGGCGCTGCGCAAGGCGCAGGCGGAACTCGCACATGTCACGCGCGTCACGATGCTGGGAGAGATGACAGCCTCGATCTCCCATGAGGTGAACCAGCCGCTCGCCGCCGTCGTCAATGCCGGGGCGGCCTGCAAGCGTTGGCTCGACGGCGATACCCCCAACCTGGACGAAGCGCGACAGGCTTTGGATTGGGTCATCAAGGAAGGCAATCGCGCAAGTGAGGTGATCCGGCGCGTCCGGGCGCTCGTGAACAACGCCGACCCGAAAAAGGAGGTCCTCGATATCAACAACGTCATCAACGAGGCCGTCGCATTGGTGCAGCGTGAACTGGCCAACCACCATGTGCGGCTGCGGATGGAACTGGCGCCTGTGCTGCCTATCGTTCTAGCCGATCGGGTCCAGCTCCAGCAGGTCATCATCAATCTGGCGATGAATGGCGCTGAAGCGATGCAGCAGGTTACGGACCGGCCGCGCGAACTGGCGATCCTGTCTTGCCAGGACGAAATGCATCGAGTGACGGTTGCGGTGGCGGATTCCGGCGCCGGAATCCCCGCCGAGAGCGCCGACCGGTTGTTCGACGCCTTCTACACCACCAAATCCACCGGCATGGGCATGGGATTGTCGATTTGCCGTTCGATTATCGAAGCTCACGGCGGCCGGCTGACGGCCGCCAACAATGCCGGCCCGGGGGCAAGGTTTCAATTCACATTGCCACTGTATCAAGAGGAAATCGTGTGA
- a CDS encoding GlsB/YeaQ/YmgE family stress response membrane protein, translated as MSGIIWVIIVGFIAGIIARLLSPGPNNPSGFILTTVLGIAGAFLATFIGQAIGHYGPDQGAGFITATIGALVVLFIWNRLVARGVMSDPGAR; from the coding sequence ATGAGCGGCATCATCTGGGTCATCATCGTCGGCTTTATCGCGGGAATTATCGCCCGGCTGCTTTCGCCCGGTCCGAACAACCCGTCAGGCTTCATCCTGACTACGGTGCTCGGCATTGCCGGCGCGTTCCTGGCGACCTTCATCGGCCAGGCCATCGGCCACTACGGTCCCGATCAGGGCGCCGGATTCATCACGGCAACGATCGGCGCGCTGGTGGTACTGTTCATCTGGAACCGCCTGGTGGCGCGCGGGGTGATGTCCGATCCCGGCGCGAGATGA
- a CDS encoding sterol desaturase family protein, whose translation MVPVFLRHGSVAVLLLGVVAEITAWLFGVMALQPLMVLLGALMFYLSEYGMHRFAFHAAPLSWPPARKLQHRLHYDHHVEPGRLDLLFLPIWFLVPNLAVAAGLFALPFGLEAAFSALLGMMLAILHYEWVHYVAHIPYQPRTRLGRWIKQYHLRHHFISEKHWFGVSNPALDGVFGTFRGPAASEKSATTRTLYS comes from the coding sequence ATGGTTCCGGTATTTCTTCGTCATGGCAGCGTCGCGGTGCTGTTGCTGGGCGTGGTCGCCGAAATAACCGCCTGGCTGTTCGGCGTCATGGCGCTGCAGCCCTTGATGGTCCTGCTCGGCGCGCTGATGTTCTATCTCAGCGAATACGGCATGCACCGTTTCGCCTTTCACGCAGCCCCGCTGTCATGGCCGCCTGCGCGCAAGCTGCAGCATCGCCTGCATTACGATCATCATGTCGAGCCGGGCCGGCTTGATCTGCTGTTCCTGCCGATCTGGTTCCTGGTGCCGAACCTGGCCGTCGCTGCCGGGTTGTTCGCGCTTCCGTTCGGACTGGAGGCCGCGTTCTCCGCGCTGCTCGGCATGATGCTGGCGATCCTGCACTATGAATGGGTGCATTACGTCGCCCATATCCCCTACCAGCCGCGGACGCGGCTCGGCCGCTGGATCAAGCAGTATCATCTGCGCCATCATTTCATCAGCGAGAAACACTGGTTCGGCGTCAGCAATCCGGCGCTCGACGGCGTGTTCGGCACCTTCCGCGGTCCCGCCGCCAGCGAAAAAAGCGCCACCACCCGCACGCTCTATTCGTGA
- a CDS encoding SDR family NAD(P)-dependent oxidoreductase, translating into MSGDGLCAIVTGSASGLGAATAAILAKGGARIVVNYSSSKKEAEATADLCRSAGGEVVVVQGDVSRDEDCRKIVASAAPWGRLDALVNNAGTTKHMAHGNLDGLSAEDFQRLFGVNTIGPFQMVRAARGLLEAGANASGCASAVVNVSSVAGISGIGSSIAYAASKGALNTITFSLARALAPLIRVNTVCPGYIDTPWFTKGRGEEGAKQVRDSVIARVPLKVASSADDIAQLVCFLATPASSNMTGELVRMDAGLHLIT; encoded by the coding sequence ATGTCCGGGGATGGTTTGTGCGCGATTGTAACGGGTTCGGCGTCCGGCCTCGGGGCCGCGACGGCGGCCATTCTGGCCAAGGGCGGCGCGCGCATCGTCGTCAATTATTCGTCCAGCAAGAAGGAAGCCGAAGCGACCGCCGATCTCTGCCGCAGCGCGGGCGGCGAGGTGGTCGTGGTCCAGGGCGACGTATCGCGCGACGAGGATTGCCGGAAGATCGTCGCGTCCGCGGCGCCCTGGGGACGCCTCGACGCGCTGGTCAACAATGCCGGCACCACCAAGCACATGGCGCATGGCAATCTCGACGGCTTGTCGGCGGAGGATTTTCAGCGGCTGTTCGGCGTCAACACCATCGGACCGTTCCAGATGGTGCGCGCGGCGCGCGGCCTGCTGGAAGCCGGCGCCAACGCGTCGGGGTGCGCGTCGGCCGTGGTCAACGTTTCTTCAGTGGCCGGCATCAGCGGCATCGGCTCCTCGATCGCCTATGCTGCGAGCAAGGGCGCGCTCAACACCATCACCTTTTCCCTGGCGCGGGCGCTGGCGCCGCTGATCCGCGTCAACACCGTCTGTCCCGGCTATATCGACACGCCCTGGTTCACCAAGGGCCGCGGCGAGGAGGGCGCCAAGCAGGTGCGCGACAGCGTGATCGCGCGGGTGCCGCTCAAGGTCGCCTCATCCGCCGACGATATCGCGCAGCTGGTGTGCTTTCTCGCCACGCCGGCGTCGAGCAACATGACCGGCGAACTGGTGCGGATGGACGCCGGGCTGCATCTGATTACGTGA
- a CDS encoding acyl-CoA dehydrogenase family protein — protein sequence MAESENIVAETAEKIFSDLADAQTINSDKKGAWKAPLWQALSEAGLPLAWVPEECGGSGASLAEGFSVLSAAGRFAIAVPLAETMLAGWLLAQAKIASPEGAMTVAPASPKDRIALNADGTLLGRARRVPFARDAQHIAVLAHGPSGLSIALVELSGCQIEAGLNLASDGNDTVTFANVAPITIKPAPKAFDQTQLMLMGGVARSLQIAGSLESMLEVSVRYSNERVAFEKKISKFQAVQHNLAKLAGESAAALAAATSAADAMANSKSFNDEMFLEAASAKIRCSEAAEKGAAIAHQVHGAIGFTIEHILHRYSLRALAWRDDFGSESFWAVELGKLVAARGADELWPLVASR from the coding sequence GTGGCGGAAAGTGAGAACATTGTCGCGGAGACCGCGGAGAAGATCTTTTCCGATCTCGCCGACGCCCAGACCATCAACAGCGACAAGAAGGGCGCCTGGAAAGCGCCGCTGTGGCAGGCGCTGAGCGAAGCCGGCCTGCCGCTCGCCTGGGTGCCCGAGGAGTGCGGCGGCTCCGGCGCCAGTCTCGCCGAAGGTTTCAGCGTGCTGAGCGCGGCCGGGCGCTTTGCGATCGCGGTGCCGCTCGCCGAAACCATGCTCGCGGGCTGGCTGCTGGCACAGGCGAAGATTGCTTCTCCCGAAGGCGCGATGACGGTTGCGCCTGCGAGCCCGAAGGACCGCATCGCGCTCAATGCCGACGGAACCCTGTTGGGCCGCGCGCGCCGCGTCCCCTTTGCAAGGGACGCCCAACATATCGCGGTGCTGGCGCACGGCCCAAGCGGCCTCTCGATCGCGCTGGTGGAACTATCAGGATGCCAGATCGAGGCCGGTCTCAATCTCGCAAGCGACGGCAACGACACCGTGACCTTTGCCAATGTTGCACCGATCACGATCAAGCCGGCGCCGAAAGCATTCGACCAGACCCAGTTGATGCTGATGGGCGGGGTCGCGCGCAGCCTGCAGATCGCGGGCAGCCTGGAATCGATGCTCGAGGTCAGCGTGCGCTACTCCAACGAGCGCGTCGCCTTCGAAAAGAAGATTTCGAAATTCCAGGCGGTGCAGCACAATCTTGCAAAACTCGCCGGCGAGTCGGCGGCGGCGCTGGCCGCGGCCACGTCGGCCGCGGACGCCATGGCGAACAGCAAATCGTTCAACGACGAGATGTTCCTCGAAGCGGCGTCGGCAAAAATCCGCTGTTCGGAAGCCGCCGAAAAGGGCGCGGCGATCGCCCACCAGGTGCACGGCGCGATCGGCTTCACGATCGAGCACATCCTGCATCGCTACTCCTTGCGCGCGCTGGCCTGGCGCGACGATTTCGGTTCCGAGAGTTTTTGGGCCGTGGAACTCGGCAAGCTCGTCGCCGCGCGCGGCGCCGACGAATTGTGGCCGCTGGTGGCCTCGCGCTGA